The region ATGTTTTGTGCTAATCAACTTTGGTTTGTGCTAATCAACGATTTAGATTTGATAAAGATAAAAGATTTGGATTTTTCCccgttagttagttagttaaccCCAAGTTAACTAAAATGGATCTATTATAGCAATTGCTGAAGCTTTAGGACTACCTGGGGCTAACTTGAAGTTGAAGATGCATATTGCGAAAGGTGTAAAGTCTAATGTGGCTCtatgtgttttttttccttcaacAAAGATCAAATCTCAttctgttttatttatttaacttgAGGCTTGATTGAGTAATGCCATTGGGAAGGACTCAATATTTGAAATCTTggtacacacacacacacataagaGAGAGAGATTTGGATCCTCTGTGATGAAGCAGTCAGTTTCCTTGGTAAATTTcttataaataataatagtatATACTTAAAAAGGAAGGATTAAAGGGTACTAAAGTATAGTCATTATCAAACTAGTTTCATGATTTCATCAGTTGCATAGATTTTATGTACTCTTCCTCATTCCTAGGGCATTTTCTACTTAGTAATAGTATGGCCCTTTTTGAAATTATCTTCAGCTCTTTGCAGCATGTCGACTGCTAGTTAAATTGCTAATTGACAAACAGTATATGCTTCTAACTTGAGAAGAACCCATCTTTGGTGTATAATGTATGTGTTACTGACTAGAACCATTCTCGTGTCTTTACTTAACAATTTAGTGACTGTTTGACTATCTGCTTACACTCACTCAAACCCATATTTTCTCCACATATATTGTAGCTTTATTTTTGCTTGCTTTGAATGTGTGTGGACAGAAATACAAACATAGCCTTAAGCTTTTAAGATGGTTCATAACATGGTATCTATTGAGGTTATAAGGTTTAGTCTTTAATATATAGATAGGAAAGGGAATATCTCGAATAAAACAATTGTATTGATGCTATGTGAATGATATGTTGCATGTTGTTACAATAAATAAAGAACTAgttcttaattatattaataataGACTCATATGCTTAAATTAGGAAAAAATCatgatatatatgaaaatatggAAAGCAATCCTAATTGATATTATAAGATATTCGAAATAATTCTAGATATAAACCAAATATTTTGAGATATTTTCTATATCTTATGACAGTACCAAAGCCTCTTTGACATGTAGTTTCGAATTTGATTCTTTCTATCCTCATTCTCTTAACAGATTATTGAATGTCTACACAAGTGAGTCTGTGTATTATCCATACTTCAAGCCCAAATGGTTGTTTCATTGGGAGGAGGGGTTATTCTTAGAGATGTAAAAAAGAAGATTACTGTCTTCTCCTAAAAGCATATATTTTAGGGATAGTTAATTCATTACCTCTTGTATCTTCCATGTTAGTTGTTACAGTTCATTCAAAAGAATTTTAGGAAAGCTGAAACATATCTAGAACCATATGGATTGTTCTTCTGAGAGATCAGAGCAGTTTCTTGAAATTTCTGGTGCCTTATTAATGTTTCAATGAATATGTTACAAGGAAGAGGAATTCAAAATAGACCTGACTTATATCATATAGTAAATGAAAAATTGTTTCACGTATTTGATTTCTGACTTCCTAGCAAAAGTTCATGTGGTTCAGTCATCTAGTTCCCATAAATTTGTCTTCATTGTCATTGATGTGAATATTTAGTGCGGGTTATACTGCTTTGCTTTTCTGATCACATAGATTAATGTTAGGCCACCTTATAAAGCCTAATGTTTCCTTTAGTGTAAGCCTATAATATACTGCTGTGAAAAGTCAATTATCTCTTTTACCATATTTCCAACATTTGTCATTTGTTGCTTATTCTCTTATCTTGAATATTATGCAGGAGGAATTGGAAGAGCTTGACAAATCAGAAAATGTATCAACAATATGCATGGAGTACGTACTACTCACTGAACAGTTGTTTATCTAACAAAATCCTGATATATATAGTTTATGGAGGAATTTTACATTGTGTTAGTTCCAacatctaaaataaataattcttgCTTGATTTTCCCATTCAGCAAGTCGTAAATTGGTCTCTCTCTGTTGATAGACCCTTTTGTCAACTTGGGGGCTGAAATGCTGAATGCATGCATCATGATTTACTTCTCAGTGTTGCTAACAAGTTTATCTTCTGATCTTACAATAAGCTGTGAGACTCAAACAATTTCACTTGACATAGTGCAGCTTGCTACAAAACATGGATAGTAGACCTGATCCACTACTCCCAGAGTAATTTCTATTTCCTACAAACACCTTTACTTTGTTTTCAGTCTTGATTGTAAGTTTAGTGTGTGATCATCAGTTTTCTATCTGATTACAGAGTACATGGACCTGTAAACCTCGTATGGGATAGATGGTTTGAGGGGCCTCAGGATCAGCAAGCATGTAGATGTGTGATACTTTGATATGAAGCTGTGCGCCAGTCACCTTGTGTTGCAAATAGAATATGACATGATACTGCATAAAAGTGACTCTGAAACTGAAGAAAATGTTCAATGACATTGTATACAACGCAAACTAACTTTCAGATAGATCGGTGCTTTGTATTACAATAGTTTCTGCACCAAAATATCGTTTATGTGTAATCACATTCATTTAGTGCATTCAATTGAGAAGTATCATTATTTGTGTCTGTCATCCGAGCCATATGTTAATGCACTTTGGCCGTAACTTTGTTGTGCATGAGTCCCGTAGATATGTTTGCTTTTGGTAGATATGATTGCTTTTGGTCGTAACTGTTAATGCATCTTGGTGGTAACTTTTATATGCGTTCAGCCTTGAAAGAGGTGGTTTTGGAAAGTTCTGACAATGGTTTGATGAGTTATCAACTAAACTTGAATGAGAATGAGATTTTCTAGCTGATCTTGTTGGATTTGGAAGGTTAAAAATGCTTTATCCCTCGTCTCACGTGTAAATTTGTAATGATAGATCTTGTTATCATGTTGCTTCTAAGCAAACTTCTTACTTTCTCTACTGACATGTTTTtcccctctccctctctttgcCACCCTTCACCAATATTGCTATCAGATGGTATTGCATTTGAACTATTAACTTTACATAGATGTAGGGAAATGAAGGGAGTGAaggtttttttaaaaataaaaagatgtttGTTTCAAGTTTTAAGAGGAGAATGGAGAAGCCCCTTCTAACTCCATTCCGTCTCTCTTCCAAAAGTGGGGGATTTTGAGGTGTCTTTCCTCACTTATTTTAAAAGCAagacttaatttgatttaaaGTCTCATTTTCCCTCATGAACCAAACAAGAAGAGTGTTATTTTCTCTTCCCTT is a window of Lotus japonicus ecotype B-129 chromosome 5, LjGifu_v1.2 DNA encoding:
- the LOC130720870 gene encoding guanine nucleotide-binding protein subunit gamma 2-like isoform X1, with product MLMASETASSADEEPLVAIPAAAADKRGKHRILAELKRLDQDSKYLQEELEELDKSENVSTICMDLLQNMDSRPDPLLPEVHGPVNLVWDRWFEGPQDQQACRCVIL